A window from Lactobacillus intestinalis encodes these proteins:
- a CDS encoding N-6 DNA methylase, whose product MSNQEIVQKLWNECNVLRDDGVSYQDYITELTYILFLKMSKEQGEEQDIPEKYRWDNLVSKEGLELSNFYRQLLLDLGNPEIVESKRINGIYADASTAIHEPANLEKIIKDIDGLDWFSAREEGLGELYEGLMEKNANEVKSGAGQYFTPRPLINMMVRMIKPEIGDRCNDPAAGTFGFMVAANEYLDDKYDYSTLDQDQYDFQVHEAFSGMELVETTHRLALMNQYLHGMDGKLEQGDSLSANGEWMKDYDVVLTNPPFGTKKGGERATRDDLTFETSNKQLNFLQIIYNSLKKDGKARAAVVVPDNVLFADGKGEEIRRDLMNKCNLHTILRLPTGIFYAQGVQTNVLFFTRGESDKDNTEDVWIYDMRHQMRSFGKRNPLNKKDFAEFEKAFCADDRSKRKETWDKEKNPNGRWRKFSIDEIKKRPNTSLDISWMSEEEDHDDRSLSEILNEMNGKSQAIRDAIAELNKALEGIDDED is encoded by the coding sequence ATGAGTAATCAAGAAATAGTTCAAAAGCTTTGGAACGAATGTAATGTTCTGCGTGATGATGGGGTTAGTTATCAAGACTACATCACTGAATTGACTTACATCCTATTCTTAAAAATGAGTAAGGAACAAGGAGAAGAGCAGGATATTCCAGAAAAGTATCGCTGGGATAACTTGGTTTCTAAGGAAGGTCTGGAATTAAGTAACTTTTATCGTCAATTGTTGCTTGATTTAGGTAATCCTGAAATTGTTGAAAGTAAACGCATTAACGGTATTTATGCCGATGCTTCTACTGCAATCCATGAACCAGCTAACTTAGAAAAGATTATCAAGGATATCGACGGCTTAGATTGGTTCTCTGCTCGTGAAGAAGGCTTGGGTGAACTATATGAAGGCTTGATGGAAAAGAACGCTAATGAGGTTAAGTCAGGTGCTGGTCAATACTTTACTCCGCGTCCATTAATCAATATGATGGTTAGAATGATAAAACCCGAAATTGGCGATCGTTGTAATGACCCGGCAGCTGGTACTTTTGGCTTTATGGTGGCTGCCAATGAATATCTTGATGATAAGTATGATTACTCGACTCTTGATCAAGATCAATATGACTTCCAAGTTCATGAAGCCTTCTCTGGGATGGAATTGGTAGAGACTACGCACCGTTTGGCTCTGATGAATCAATACTTACACGGAATGGATGGCAAGCTTGAACAAGGTGACTCCTTGTCTGCAAATGGTGAATGGATGAAGGATTATGATGTAGTTTTGACTAATCCACCATTTGGTACTAAAAAAGGTGGCGAACGCGCTACTCGTGACGACTTAACTTTTGAAACTAGTAACAAGCAGCTGAACTTCTTGCAGATTATCTATAACTCACTTAAGAAAGACGGTAAGGCAAGAGCTGCGGTTGTTGTGCCTGATAACGTCCTGTTCGCAGATGGAAAAGGTGAAGAAATCAGACGTGATCTTATGAATAAGTGTAATCTTCACACTATCTTGCGTTTGCCAACGGGGATTTTCTATGCTCAAGGGGTGCAAACTAATGTCTTGTTCTTTACTCGTGGTGAAAGTGATAAAGATAACACTGAAGATGTGTGGATTTATGACATGCGTCACCAAATGCGCTCATTCGGTAAGCGTAATCCGTTGAACAAGAAGGATTTTGCGGAATTTGAAAAAGCATTCTGTGCGGATGATCGTTCTAAGAGAAAAGAGACTTGGGATAAGGAAAAGAATCCAAATGGTCGTTGGCGCAAGTTTAGCATTGATGAAATTAAAAAGCGACCTAATACTAGTTTGGATATTTCTTGGATGAGTGAGGAAGAAGATCATGATGATCGCTCACTTAGCGAAATCTTGAATGAAATGAATGGGAAGTCCCAAGCGATTAGGGATGCAATTGCGGAACTTAACAAGGCATTAGAAGGAATTGACGATGAAGACTAA